A stretch of Acidimicrobiales bacterium DNA encodes these proteins:
- a CDS encoding AMP-binding protein, protein MAVEVDPVTGLVERPPPRPYPFGPPSIASVLDGPLADTPDQVALIDDERTWTYAELDLEVERTAAALVAIGAGPGSRVAWTLPNCAELPVGFLATQRIGALWLGVNAPLAGPEKQFILDDAEVTHYIATDDALAEVSGAARRVSRAEWVDRVATADLDRPAVEIDPHGPAALAYTSGTTGRPKGAVHSQHNLVWPGLVTLITHPLAPGERQGTPLAHTILNMLVLGPIAALVRGGTGVVLHSTRAEDYAADVARHRITRSTIVPTIAHDLVTREVDPALLESLEFVVIGGAAVSGDVRRRFADRFGTRAIGGYGLSEAPTGIVRESVDEPISDTAAGYPMEPFEISIVDESGAVVPTGDEGEICVGATTTGDWAGCWTPMLGYWKRPEATATALADDVLHTGDVGWLAENGRLTISGRRSELILRGGANVYPVEVEAVLLAHPAVAEAAVHGVADDRLGERVHATIVTSADVDDAELRAHCAASLAAYKVPDAFTRVAALPRNAMGKIRKTDLP, encoded by the coding sequence GGTCTGGTCGAGCGACCGCCGCCCCGGCCGTATCCCTTCGGGCCGCCGTCGATCGCGTCGGTGCTCGACGGTCCGTTGGCCGACACTCCCGACCAGGTCGCGCTGATCGACGACGAACGCACGTGGACCTACGCCGAGCTCGATCTCGAGGTGGAACGCACCGCGGCGGCATTGGTGGCGATCGGGGCCGGGCCCGGGAGCCGGGTTGCCTGGACGCTGCCGAACTGCGCCGAGCTCCCCGTCGGGTTCCTCGCCACGCAGCGGATCGGCGCCCTGTGGCTCGGGGTGAACGCGCCGCTCGCCGGGCCGGAGAAGCAGTTCATCCTCGACGACGCCGAGGTCACGCACTACATCGCGACCGACGACGCCCTCGCGGAGGTGAGCGGCGCCGCCCGTCGGGTCAGCCGGGCCGAGTGGGTCGACCGGGTTGCGACGGCCGATCTCGACCGACCCGCGGTGGAGATCGATCCCCATGGGCCGGCTGCGCTCGCCTACACGTCCGGCACGACCGGCCGGCCGAAGGGCGCCGTGCACTCGCAGCACAATCTCGTGTGGCCAGGGCTCGTCACCCTCATCACCCACCCGCTCGCCCCCGGCGAGCGCCAGGGCACTCCCCTCGCCCACACGATCCTCAACATGCTCGTGCTCGGGCCCATCGCCGCGCTGGTGCGGGGCGGCACCGGTGTCGTCCTCCACTCGACCCGGGCGGAGGACTACGCAGCCGACGTCGCTCGCCACCGGATCACCCGCTCGACGATCGTGCCGACGATCGCCCACGATCTCGTCACCCGCGAGGTCGACCCGGCCCTGCTCGAGTCGCTCGAGTTCGTGGTGATCGGCGGCGCCGCGGTGAGCGGTGACGTGCGTCGCCGCTTCGCCGACCGGTTCGGCACACGAGCCATCGGCGGCTACGGGCTCAGCGAGGCACCCACGGGCATCGTGCGCGAGTCGGTGGACGAGCCGATCAGCGACACTGCCGCGGGCTATCCGATGGAGCCGTTCGAGATCTCGATCGTCGACGAGTCGGGCGCTGTGGTGCCGACCGGCGACGAGGGCGAGATCTGTGTGGGGGCAACGACGACCGGCGACTGGGCCGGCTGCTGGACGCCGATGCTCGGCTACTGGAAGCGCCCGGAGGCCACCGCGACGGCGTTGGCCGACGACGTGCTCCACACCGGCGACGTCGGCTGGCTCGCCGAGAACGGCCGGCTCACCATCAGCGGCCGTCGCTCCGAGCTGATCCTGCGGGGCGGCGCCAACGTCTACCCCGTCGAGGTCGAAGCGGTGCTGCTCGCGCATCCGGCCGTGGCCGAGGCGGCGGTGCACGGTGTCGCCGACGACCGTCTCGGCGAGCGGGTCCACGCCACCATCGTCACGTCCGCCGACGTGGACGATGCCGAGCTCCGCGCCCATTGCGCTGCGTCACTCGCCGCCTACAAGGTCCCCGACGCCTTCACCCGCGTCGCCGCCCTCCCCCGCAACGCCATGGGCAAGATCCGCAAAACCGACCTCCCCTAA